The following DNA comes from Dehalococcoidia bacterium.
CCGTCCGGCGCGAGGTGACGGCGGCAGGTGCGCAGGAAGGCGGAGCGCTGCGCGTCGTTGGCCGTATTGATCAGCTGGCTGGCGAGCAGCACGGCGGGGAAGCACCGGCCGAGGTCGAGCGTTTCGATGTCGGCGAGCACCGTCTCGGCGCCGTGCACATACGCCAGCATCGCCGCCGACTGATCGACCGCGACGACCGCATGCCCAAGCGCCAGCAAGGGATGCGTGATGCGCCCGGCGCCGCAGCCGAGTTCCAGCAGCGTACAGCCGGGCGGCACCGCGGCGTGGATCAGCTCCGGCTCGCCGTCGGGCGGCAGCATGGCGTAGAGGCCAACCGGGCTGCCGTCCGGCGCGACGCGTTGCGCTCGTTCGTTCACCGTTTCAGTATCGCGCAGACGCGGCGTATGGCCGCGGCGAGCAACCGTCACGCGGGCGCAAAAACCGGATAACCGTGCGTTCATAGAGTAAGAGCAGCACGCGTGGGCGCCCGCCGGTCTGCGGACGCGACGCGGCTCAGATGCTCCCGAAGCAGGTGTGAGATGCGTGTGCAGCGCAAGAGTTGCCCGAAGTGCACGGGCGACCTCTACATCGACCAGGACTTCGACGGGCGGCGCATCCTGCCGCCGGAGTGGGTCTGCCTGCAGTGCGGCTGGCGCCGGCCGGTCGAGGCGGCCGTGCCGGCGCGGCTGGCCGGATGAGCCCGGCGGCTTGCAGGTGGCGCTCACCGAGCCGGCCTGGTTCATGCGCGGTCTGGATCCCGTATACTGCGGGGCTGAACGGCTCGAAGGCCGGCGCTTCGTCGGAGGGATGCCATGCCCGTCGTCCTCGTACACGGGAATCCGGAGACCGCTGCCATCTGGGATGACCTGCGCACGGAGCTGGGGCGTGACGACGTGCTGGCGCTCTCGCCGCCCGGCTTCGGCGCGCCCGTGCCGGACGGCTTCGCGGCGACCAGCGACGCCTACGTCGCCTGGCTGGGCAGCGAGCTGGAGCGCATCCCCGGCCCGATCGACCTGGTGGGGCACGACTGGGGCGCCGGGCACGTGATGCGCCTGGTGCTGGAGCGGCCGCAGCTGGTGCGCTCCTGGGCAATGGACATCGCTGGTTGCTTCGACCCGGAGTACGTCTGGCACGACTTCGCGCAGGTCTGGCAAACGCCCGGCGCCGGCGAAGAGGCGATCGCGCAGATGGTCGCAACGCCGGTTGATCAGCGGGCGCAGCAGTTCGAGGGGCTGGGCATGAGCAAGGCCGTGGCGGCAAGCTGCGCCGCGGCCAGCAACGAGGCGATGGGCCGCTGTATCCTCGCGCTCTACCGCTCCGCCGCGCAGCCGCGGCTGGCGCAGTGGGGCGCGGACCTCTCGAAGGCGCGCACGCGGCCCGGCCTGGTGATCATCGCCACCGAAGATCACTACACCGGTGGCGAGACACTGGCGCGGCGCACGGCGGAACGCGCCGGCGCAGAGGTGGCCGTGCTGCAAGGGCTGGGCCACTGGTGGATGTGCCAGGACCCGAAGCGCGGCGCCGAGGCGTTGCGAACCTTTTTCGCGGCTCTGCCTGCCTGACGGCTGCCGGTGTCCGCCGGCCCCGCCGTGATCGCGCCGGTAGCCACCGCAGCCGCTAAACCCCGCGCGGCGCTACCATAGGGCCGATCGCTTCGCTCAGGAGAGAAGATCGTGCCCGAAACACCGCCCGGCGCCGCGCAGTTGATGCGCGCCTACTACCAGGCGCTCGACGCGCCCGACCTCGACCGGCTCGACGGCCTTTTTCACGACGAGATCGACTGGCGCTTCCCCGGCCAGACGCTGACCAGCGCCGGGGCGCTGAAGCGCAACATGCAGCGCACGCTCGCCAGCGGCCTGCGTATGAACCACCGCATCGGCCACATACTGCAGCAGGGCGACACGGCGCTCTGCGAGCTGGTGGCGACCAACACCGTCGCCAGCAACGACTACATTGTGCACGGCGCCGTGGTCTGCGAGGCAGAGCGCGGCCGCATTCGCCGCCTCGCCGCCTACCCCGAGGCGAACGAGATGGCGGCCTTCCTCGCCGCCCTCGCCGCCGCGCGGCCGTGAAGGGCACAGATGACAGGTGACAGGGGTTGGCAATCCATCACCTGTCACACCTCGCCCCTACGCCTGCTTCCCCGTCTCCTCACCTATCCTGGACCCATCCGGGCGGCCGGCGCGCCCGTCTGCCGACCAAACCCTGCTGGAGAGTGCCATGCGCCTGGTGAGCTACTTGGATGCGACCGGCGACGACCGCGCCGGCATTGTGCGCGGCGATGCGATCATCGACCTCGTCTTCTGGGGCCGCGCTGCCCGCCGCACACTGCCGCAGACGCTCAACAACCTGATCGAGATGGGACCGGAGGGCCTTGACGGCGCCCGCGCCGCGCTCGAAGCCGCCGGCGACTACCCGATCGGCAGCAACGGCATCCTGCCGCTCGCCGGCACGAAGCTGACCGCGCCCATTCCCAACCCGCGGCGCAACATCATTTGCCTGGGCCGCAACTACGTGGAGCACGCGCTGGAGTCGGCCGCCGCGCGGGGCACGAGCACGCCGCCGCCCGCGCATCCCGTCTACTTCACCAAGGCGACGACGGCGATCAACGGGCCGTACGATCCGATTCCCTACGATCCGGCGTTCTCCACCGAGATCGACTGGGAGGTTGAGCTGGGCGTGATCATGGGCGCGGGCGGCCGCAACATTCCCGAAGAGCGGGCCATGGAGCACGTCTTCGGCTACACCGTGATCAACGACGTGACAGCGCGCGACCTGCAAAACCGCCATTTGCAGTGGCACCTGGGCAAGAGCTTCGACGGCAGTTGCCCGATGGGGCCGTGGATCGTGACGGCCGACGAGCTGCCCGACCCGCACAACCTGCGCATCACGCTGCGCGTCAACGGCGTGACCAAGCAGGACTCGAACACGAGCAAGCTGATCTTCAACATCCCCACCTGCATCGCCGTCTACTCGCGCGGCATCACGCTGCAGCCGTGCGACATCATCGCCACGGGCACGCCGGAGGGCGTCGGCTACGCACGCAAGCCGCCGGAATTTCTGAAACCGGGCGACGTGGTGGAGAGCGAAGTCGAGGGCATCGGCGTGATGCGCAACCCGGTGGGGGTTAGGGAGTAGGGCGCGGGAGGTGGCGTCGCGCATGATCGACTTGACGGAAGGCATATACTTCGGAAACGGAGGCTCGCGCCAGAGACGGAAGGAGATTCGCCGTGTCCGTCTATCTCGGCTACTACAGGGTCACACCCGGCTTCGCCGAGGCGAACGCCGCCCGCGCTCGCAGCGGGGAAGCCTCGATCGATCCGAAGTTTCGCCAGATGGTGATCGATCTGCCCGGCAAACTCCCCGCGAACTGCAGGATCATCGGTTCGTATGCTCCAATGGGGACCGACCTGCCGGCGGTGATGATCGCCGAGACGAATAACACCGACGACCTGTTCTTCATCAGCCAGTACTACAACGGCTACCTGCAGTACCAGTGGGTTCCTGCACGGGCCGTGGGCACAACCGCTGCGGAACGCGAGCGCTACCTGGCAAGCGTGGCTGCTCCGGCTGGTGTTCGCTAAGGCCTTTTGCGCCCCGCTGCGGCGTTCTGGGGTGGCGCGTCAGCACGGCCGCACCCAGGAACAGCGCATGGGCTCTTGCCTCCGCGCCCATGCGTTGGCCGCCGCCCGCGGGCGGCCAACGCCCTGCGCCCTATGGCTGCAGCGCGATCTTGAGCACGCCGGCGTCGCGCCGCTTGAACAACGCGTAGCCCTCCAGCGCCTGCGGGAGCGGCATCCGGTGCGTAATCAGCGGCGTCAGGTCGACCTTGCCGTGCTGGACTAACGCCATCATGCGCCGCAACCGTTCCGTGCCCACCGGGCAGAGCGTGGTCACGATCTGGCGGTTCCAGAAGCCCGGATCCTGCGTCGAGAGGCTGAGCGTGGGAAACGCGCCGTAGACGCCGACGCTGCTCACCGTGCCGCCTGAGCGCGTCACGCGGCAGCAGTTCTCGAACGTCGCCTGCGTGCCCAGCGCCTCGATCGCCACGTCCACGCCGCGTCCGCCGGTGAGCCGCATGATCTCGGCCGCCGCGGCGAACAGCACCTGCTCGTCGGCAAGGCCGTCCGGAATCCTGGCCAGCGAGGTCTGGGCGCCGCTGACGGTGAAGAACTGCCCCTGAGCGCCGAAGAGCAGGTTGCCGGGCGAATGGTAGGTGATGCAGCTCGCTGCCAGGCCGCGCATGCAGTTCTCGCAGTGGCCGCAGCAGAAGAGGCAGGCCGCGACCACGCGATCGCCCGGCTTGAACGC
Coding sequences within:
- a CDS encoding alpha/beta hydrolase, whose translation is MPVVLVHGNPETAAIWDDLRTELGRDDVLALSPPGFGAPVPDGFAATSDAYVAWLGSELERIPGPIDLVGHDWGAGHVMRLVLERPQLVRSWAMDIAGCFDPEYVWHDFAQVWQTPGAGEEAIAQMVATPVDQRAQQFEGLGMSKAVAASCAAASNEAMGRCILALYRSAAQPRLAQWGADLSKARTRPGLVIIATEDHYTGGETLARRTAERAGAEVAVLQGLGHWWMCQDPKRGAEALRTFFAALPA
- a CDS encoding nuclear transport factor 2 family protein, with protein sequence MPETPPGAAQLMRAYYQALDAPDLDRLDGLFHDEIDWRFPGQTLTSAGALKRNMQRTLASGLRMNHRIGHILQQGDTALCELVATNTVASNDYIVHGAVVCEAERGRIRRLAAYPEANEMAAFLAALAAARP
- a CDS encoding fumarylacetoacetate hydrolase family protein, whose protein sequence is MRLVSYLDATGDDRAGIVRGDAIIDLVFWGRAARRTLPQTLNNLIEMGPEGLDGARAALEAAGDYPIGSNGILPLAGTKLTAPIPNPRRNIICLGRNYVEHALESAAARGTSTPPPAHPVYFTKATTAINGPYDPIPYDPAFSTEIDWEVELGVIMGAGGRNIPEERAMEHVFGYTVINDVTARDLQNRHLQWHLGKSFDGSCPMGPWIVTADELPDPHNLRITLRVNGVTKQDSNTSKLIFNIPTCIAVYSRGITLQPCDIIATGTPEGVGYARKPPEFLKPGDVVESEVEGIGVMRNPVGVRE
- a CDS encoding alcohol dehydrogenase catalytic domain-containing protein, which produces MPASQTVVKTGMGQLALAELPIAAPGSDQAVIRTTLSTICGSDVHILDEFPMPQGVPALPMGHEACGVVEAVGANVTAFKPGDRVVAACLFCCGHCENCMRGLAASCITYHSPGNLLFGAQGQFFTVSGAQTSLARIPDGLADEQVLFAAAAEIMRLTGGRGVDVAIEALGTQATFENCCRVTRSGGTVSSVGVYGAFPTLSLSTQDPGFWNRQIVTTLCPVGTERLRRMMALVQHGKVDLTPLITHRMPLPQALEGYALFKRRDAGVLKIALQP